Proteins encoded within one genomic window of Cucumis sativus cultivar 9930 chromosome 3, Cucumber_9930_V3, whole genome shotgun sequence:
- the LOC101216406 gene encoding DNA (cytosine-5)-methyltransferase DRM2 isoform X1, producing MGIFVAGDDFGVEVDNIDWDTEDELEIENIPLGSHASLAFPGVEANMASSSAGPSNSKTVDYFIGMGFSAKMVAKAIEDNGEENTDSILETLLTLSALENSPPKQQHVDTDDSFSDYEGSFLDDFSDLDSDYENEATAKPVSDADNKMTFLVDMGYSEDEAYAAIERCGVHSSFAELTDFISAAQISKAADVLLGDLPVRPKPKNLNGCSKLNKRRHYDDDTWKKKKPRCFEDEDDDTIRLPNPMIGFGVPNELCLTVHRKIPEAAMGPPYFYYENVALAPKGVWNTISRFLYDVEPEFVDSKYFCAAARKRGYVHNLPIHNRFPLLPLPPHTVHEALPLTRRWWPSWDTRTQLNCLQTCIGSARLTDRIRRALEDYDGVRDPPLHVQKFVVEQCRKWNLVWVGKNKVAPLEPDEVEMLLGFPKNHTRGGGISRTDRYKSLGNSFQVDTVAYHLSVLKDMFPGGINLLSLFSGIGGAEVALHRLGIPLKNVVSVDISEVNRNIVRCWWEQTNQKGTLIDLADVQELDADRLQYYMNLFGGFDLVVGGSPCNNLTGSNRYTRDGLEGKESILFYDYFRILDLVKCIATKTE from the exons GGACACTGAAGATGAGCTAGAAATTGAGAATATACCTTTAGGCTCTCATGCGAGTTTGGCATTTCCTGGTGTGGAGGCAAATATG GCAAGCTCATCTGCAGGTCCATCCAACTCTAAGACAGTCGATTATTTTATTGGAATGGGATTTTCTGCAAAAATGGTTGCCAAAGCTATCGAGGACAATG GAGAGGAGAATACCGATTCTATACTTGAGACTTTACTCACATTGTCG GCTCTTGAAAACTCTCCTCCAAAGCAGCAGCACGTTGATACCGACGACTCTTTTTCGGATTATGAAGGAAGTTTTCTGGATGATTTTTCTGATCTAGATAGTGATTATGAAAATGAG GCGACTGCAAAACCTGTATCTGATGCTGACAACAAAATGACGTTCTTGGTGGACATGGGGTATTCTGAAGATGAAGCTTATGCAGCAATAGAGAGATGTG GTGTGCATTCCTCATTTGCAGAGCTGACAGATTTTATTTCTGCTGCTCAAATTTCAAAGGCTGCTGATGTTCTTCTTGGAGATCTCCCGGTTAGG CCAAAGCCGAAGAATCTCAATGGCTGTAGTAAGCTCAATAAGAGAAGACATTATGATGATGACAcatggaaaaagaagaaacctaGGTGTTTTGAAGACGAAGACGACGATACAATTCGTTTGCCGAACCCAATGATTGGGTTTGGGGTTCCAAATGAACTGTGCCTTACAGTTCACAGAAAAATTCCAGAGGCGGCCATGGGACCTCCTTACTTTTACTATGAAAACGTGGCCCTCGCGCCAAAAGGAGTATGGAATACGATTTCCCGTTTCTTATATGATGTTGAACCGGAATTTGTTGATTCCAAGTATTTCTGTGCTGCTGCAAGAAAAAGAGGCTATGTTCATAATCTCCCAATACATAACagatttcctcttcttcctttgCCTCCCCACACCGTACATGAAGCATTGCCTTTAACAAGGAGGTGGTGGCCCTCATGGGACACTAGAACGCAGTTAAATTGTTTACAAACTTGCATTGGAAGTGCTCGACTGACTGATAGGATTCGCAGAGCTCTTGAAGATTATGACGGTGTACGTGATCCACCATTACATGTACAAAAATTTGTTGTAGAACAATGTCGGAAATGGAATTTGGTTTGGGTTGGAAAAAATAAGGTCGCCCCACTTGAGCCTGATGAAGTAGAAATGCTTTTGGGATTCCCTAAGAACCATACTAGAGGAGGTGGAATCAGTAGGACAGACAGATACAAGTCTCTTGGTAATTCATTTCAG GTCGACACTGTGGCATACCACCTCTCGGTCTTGAAGGACATGTTCCCAGGAGGAATcaatcttctctctctcttttctggTATTGGAGGTGCAGAAGTGGCACTTCATCGCTTAGGTATCCCTCTTAAAAATGTTGTATCTGTCGATATTTCGGAAGTGAACCGAAACATTGTGCGATGTTGGTGGGAGCAAACCAACCAGAAAGGGACTTTGATTGATCTTGCTGATGTACAAGAGCTAGATGCAGATAGATTACAATACTATATGAACTTATTTGGAGGTTTTGATCTCGTAGTCGGAGGGAGCCCTTGTAATAACCTTACAGGTAGCAATAGGTACACTCGAGATGGACTCGAGGGAAAAGAGTCCATCTTGTTTTACGACTATTTTAGAATCTTAGACCTGGTCAAGTGTATAGCCACCAAAACTGAATGA
- the LOC101216406 gene encoding DNA (cytosine-5)-methyltransferase DRM2 isoform X3 produces MGFSAKMVAKAIEDNGEENTDSILETLLTLSALENSPPKQQHVDTDDSFSDYEGSFLDDFSDLDSDYENEATAKPVSDADNKMTFLVDMGYSEDEAYAAIERCGVHSSFAELTDFISAAQISKAADVLLGDLPVRPKPKNLNGCSKLNKRRHYDDDTWKKKKPRCFEDEDDDTIRLPNPMIGFGVPNELCLTVHRKIPEAAMGPPYFYYENVALAPKGVWNTISRFLYDVEPEFVDSKYFCAAARKRGYVHNLPIHNRFPLLPLPPHTVHEALPLTRRWWPSWDTRTQLNCLQTCIGSARLTDRIRRALEDYDGVRDPPLHVQKFVVEQCRKWNLVWVGKNKVAPLEPDEVEMLLGFPKNHTRGGGISRTDRYKSLGNSFQVDTVAYHLSVLKDMFPGGINLLSLFSGIGGAEVALHRLGIPLKNVVSVDISEVNRNIVRCWWEQTNQKGTLIDLADVQELDADRLQYYMNLFGGFDLVVGGSPCNNLTGSNRYTRDGLEGKESILFYDYFRILDLVKCIATKTE; encoded by the exons ATGGGATTTTCTGCAAAAATGGTTGCCAAAGCTATCGAGGACAATG GAGAGGAGAATACCGATTCTATACTTGAGACTTTACTCACATTGTCG GCTCTTGAAAACTCTCCTCCAAAGCAGCAGCACGTTGATACCGACGACTCTTTTTCGGATTATGAAGGAAGTTTTCTGGATGATTTTTCTGATCTAGATAGTGATTATGAAAATGAG GCGACTGCAAAACCTGTATCTGATGCTGACAACAAAATGACGTTCTTGGTGGACATGGGGTATTCTGAAGATGAAGCTTATGCAGCAATAGAGAGATGTG GTGTGCATTCCTCATTTGCAGAGCTGACAGATTTTATTTCTGCTGCTCAAATTTCAAAGGCTGCTGATGTTCTTCTTGGAGATCTCCCGGTTAGG CCAAAGCCGAAGAATCTCAATGGCTGTAGTAAGCTCAATAAGAGAAGACATTATGATGATGACAcatggaaaaagaagaaacctaGGTGTTTTGAAGACGAAGACGACGATACAATTCGTTTGCCGAACCCAATGATTGGGTTTGGGGTTCCAAATGAACTGTGCCTTACAGTTCACAGAAAAATTCCAGAGGCGGCCATGGGACCTCCTTACTTTTACTATGAAAACGTGGCCCTCGCGCCAAAAGGAGTATGGAATACGATTTCCCGTTTCTTATATGATGTTGAACCGGAATTTGTTGATTCCAAGTATTTCTGTGCTGCTGCAAGAAAAAGAGGCTATGTTCATAATCTCCCAATACATAACagatttcctcttcttcctttgCCTCCCCACACCGTACATGAAGCATTGCCTTTAACAAGGAGGTGGTGGCCCTCATGGGACACTAGAACGCAGTTAAATTGTTTACAAACTTGCATTGGAAGTGCTCGACTGACTGATAGGATTCGCAGAGCTCTTGAAGATTATGACGGTGTACGTGATCCACCATTACATGTACAAAAATTTGTTGTAGAACAATGTCGGAAATGGAATTTGGTTTGGGTTGGAAAAAATAAGGTCGCCCCACTTGAGCCTGATGAAGTAGAAATGCTTTTGGGATTCCCTAAGAACCATACTAGAGGAGGTGGAATCAGTAGGACAGACAGATACAAGTCTCTTGGTAATTCATTTCAG GTCGACACTGTGGCATACCACCTCTCGGTCTTGAAGGACATGTTCCCAGGAGGAATcaatcttctctctctcttttctggTATTGGAGGTGCAGAAGTGGCACTTCATCGCTTAGGTATCCCTCTTAAAAATGTTGTATCTGTCGATATTTCGGAAGTGAACCGAAACATTGTGCGATGTTGGTGGGAGCAAACCAACCAGAAAGGGACTTTGATTGATCTTGCTGATGTACAAGAGCTAGATGCAGATAGATTACAATACTATATGAACTTATTTGGAGGTTTTGATCTCGTAGTCGGAGGGAGCCCTTGTAATAACCTTACAGGTAGCAATAGGTACACTCGAGATGGACTCGAGGGAAAAGAGTCCATCTTGTTTTACGACTATTTTAGAATCTTAGACCTGGTCAAGTGTATAGCCACCAAAACTGAATGA
- the LOC101218542 gene encoding uncharacterized protein LOC101218542 isoform X2, with the protein MIWNYEVKDRLGHSRRGTQQDKNKLRGCEAWTPCLIQIHPICLLAFRVCAFGMMLASLIVKALVNGASMFYYYTQWAFTLLTIYFACGSLISIYGVFLCNRKRTEGLCAQVNENGMEEGQQVPLLSGKPSNLIGGNIVSYSKDQSFSSTAVNIWCYIFEVLFQINAGAVVLTDCTYWFVIFPFLTIKDYNLSFMTINMHTLNLVLLLGETALNSLTLPTFRISFFFLWTGIYVISQWIVHAFVSIGWPYPFLDLSAPYSPLWYMLMGSIHIPSYGIFMLIIKLKHKLIMKWFPQPYHC; encoded by the exons ATGATATGGAATTACGAAGTTAAGGATAGATTAGGACATAGCAGACGAGGAACTCAGCAGGATAAAAACAAACTTCGGGGTTGTGAAGCTTGGACACCATGTCTCATACAAATTCATCCCATCTGTTTACTGGCTTTTCGAGTTTGTGCATTTGGTATGATGTTGGCTTCATTAATTGTCAAGGCTTTGGTTAACGGAGCTTCCATGTTCTATTATTATACTCA ATGGGCATTTACTTTACTTACAATATATTTTGCG tGTGGGTCATTGATTTCCATATATGGAGTTTTTCTCTGTAACAGAAAAAGAACAGAAGGTCTTTGTGCTCAAGTTAATGAGAATGGGATGGAGGAAGGGCAACAGGTTCCTCTTCTTTCTGGGAAGCCCTCAAATTTAATTGGAGGAAATATAGTTTCGTATTCAAAGGACCAAAGCTTTTCTTCAACGGCTGTCAACATCTggtgttatatttttgaagttttattcCAG ATCAATGCAGGGGCAGTTGTACTCACTGATTGCACTTATTGGTTTGTCATATTTCCATTTCTTACCATCAAAGATTACAATTTAAGCTTT ATGACGATCAATATGCACACGCTGAATTTGGTTTTACTTCTCGGTGAAACTGCTCTTAATAGCTTG ACACTTCCAACGTTCCgaatttcattcttctttttatggaCGGGTATTTACGTCATTTCCCAGTGGATCGTTCACGCATTTGTTTCGATTGG GTGGCCTTACCCATTTCTTGATCTGTCGGCTCCGTATTCTCCATTATG GTATATGCTAATGGGATCGATTCACATTCCAAGCTATGGTATTTTCATGTTGATTATAAAACTGAAACATAAACTGATAATGAAGTGGTTCCCTCAGCCATACCATTGCTAG
- the LOC101215674 gene encoding DEAD-box ATP-dependent RNA helicase 46, giving the protein MAATATAVSVGPRYAPEDPTLPKPWRGLVDGKTGYLYFWNPETNVTQYERPVAAAPLNSSIVSISSSVQIQKPSSGHSYNNNLNENNDKYGRGSHAPKQEVARGETFQSHDTSNGTPNTGHGGAPLKGHRPSDAGNGISAESYRQRHEITFSGDNVPAPFSSFEATGFPPEILREVHNAGFSAPTPIQAQSWPIALQSRDIVAIAKTGSGKTLGYLIPGFIHLKRIRNDPKLGPTVLVLSPTRELATQIQDEAVKFGKSSRISCACLYGGAPKGLQLRDIDRGVDIVVATPGRLNDILEMRRISLHQVSYLVLDEADRMLDMGFEPQIRKIVKEVPARRQTLMYTATWPKEVRKIASDLLVNPIQVNIGNVDELVANKSITQHIEALAPLEKHRRLEQILRSQEPGSKVIIFCSTKKMCDQLARNLTRQFGAAAIHGDKSQGERDHVLGQFRTGRTPVLVATDVAARGLDIKDIRVVINYDFPSGVEDYVHRIGRTGRAGATGIAYTFFGEQDAKYASDLIKILEGANQRVPPELRDMASRSYGMAKFRRWGSGSDGRDGGRGGRNDSNSGGRGGRGMSSFSSSKPERGGGRGYDFDSRERYDSGYNRGRSRSPPRGGVGGDRTKSWNRDHSPPGWSPDRSGPARDRSPVRSFHQAMMERSNIPPRGVENASKNGSGSWNQVRSRSCSRSRSPNRFNRAPPARERSPVLSFHKTMLDKGNSGGGTHDNPDNNNKDSRRSPRDRMDGGGYEKSSRTSYPREEDEEGMIPQDEQGKGASD; this is encoded by the exons ATGGCGGCTACTGCTACTGCTGTCTCTGTTGGTCCACGATATGCACCAGAAGATCCAACCCTTCCCAAACCATGGAGAGGTTTAGTTGATGGGAAAACGGGGTATCTTTACTTCTGGAATCCGGAAACTAATGTCACCCAATACGAGAGACCTGTGGCTGCTGCTCCTCTTAATTCATCAATAGTGTCCATAAGTTCTTCCGTTCAAATTCAAAAGCCATCATCGGGCCActcttataataataatttgaatgaaaacaaCGATAAGTACGGAAGAGGTTCCCATGCACCCAAACAAGAG GTTGCAAGGGGTGAAACCTTTCAATCACATGATACCTCAAATGGAACACCTAATACTGGGCATGGAGGAGCACCGTTGAAAGGACACAGACCATCAGATGCAGGAAATGGTATATCTGCTGAGTCTTATCGTCAACGACATGAAATAACTTTTTCG GGAGATAATGTGCCGGCACCATTCTCATCATTTGAAGCCACCGGTTTCCCACCTGAGATTCTTAGGGAG GTACATAATGCAGGGTTCTCTGCTCCAACTCCAATTCAGGCGCAGTCATGGCCAATTGCTCTTCAAAGTAGAGATATTGTAGCTATTGCTAAAACAGGCTCAGGGAAAACTCTTGGGTACTTAATACCAGGTTTTATTCATCTCAAGCGCATTCGAAATGATCCTAAGCTAGGGCCGACTGTTTTGGTGTTGTCGCCCACAAGGGAATTGGCAACACAGATTCAAGATGAAGCTGTGAAGTTTGGGAAGTCATCAAGAATTTCTTGTGCG TGTCTATATGGAGGAGCACCAAAGGGCCTACAATTGAGGGATATAGATCGTGGAGTAGATATTGTAGTTGCAACTCCTGGTCGTTTGAATGATATTCTTGAGATGAGGAGAATCAGTCTCCATCAGGTTTCTTATCTTGTACTAGATGAGGCTGATCGCATGCTGGACATGGGTTTCGAACCCCAGATTAGAAAGATCGTAAAGGAGGTACCTGCTCGCCGGCAGACTTTAATGTACACAGCTACTTGGCCAAAAGAAGTTCGGAAAATTGCATCAGATCTGCTTGTTAATCCTATTCAAGTCAATATCGGCAATGTCGACGAGCTTGTTGCGAACAAGTCCATCACTCAG CATATTGAAGCATTGGCACCATTGGAAAAGCACAGGCGATTGGAGCAGATATTGAGATCTCAAGAACCTGGATCAAAAGTGATAATTTTCTGTTCTACAAAGAAAATGTGTGATCAGCTTGCTCGCAATCTTACACGCCAATTTGGAGCTGCTGCAATTCATGGAGACAAATCCCAGGGGGAGAGAGATCACGTTCTTGGTCAATTTCGCACGGGAAGGACTCCTGTGCTTGTAGCTACTGATGTTGCAGCTCGAGGATTGGATATTAAAGACATCAG GGTTGTTATCAATTATGATTTCCCATCCGGAGTGGAGGATTATGTCCATAGGATTGGTCGAACTGGAAGAGCAGGTGCTACCGGCATTGCTTACACCTTCTTCGGTGAGCAGGATGCAAAGTATGCTTCAGATctgattaaaattttggagggAGCTAACCAGCGAGTCCCACCAGAACTTCGTGATATGGCTTCTCGAAGTTATGGAATGGCCAAGTTTAGACGTTGGGGTTCTGGCTCTGATGGTCGTGATGGTGGTCGAGGTGGGCGCAATGATTCAAACTCTGGTGGGAGGGGTGGACGGGGAAtgtcttccttttcttcctccAAGCCAGAACGAGGTGGTGGCCGAGGGTATGACTTCGACTCACGAGAGAG GTATGATTCTGGATACAATCGTGGTCGCAGTCGGAGTCCTCCAAGGGGTGGTGTGGGAGGTGACCGAACCAAAAGTTGGAACCGTGACCACAGTCCTCCAGGCTGGAGCCCCGACAGGTCTGGACCAGCACGTGACCGCTCTCCAGTTCGGAGTTTTCACCAAGCCATGATGGAACGTAGTAACATTCCACCTCGAGGAGTTGAAAATGCTAGTAAGAATGGTTCTGGAAGCTGGAACCAAGTTCGAAGTCGGAGCTGTAGCCGAAGCCGTAGTCCTAACCGTTTTAACCGCGCTCCTCCAGCACGAGAGCGTTCTCCAGTTTTGAGTTTCCATAAAACAATGTTGGACAAGGGAAACTCTGGAGGAGGCACACACGACAACCCAGATAATAACAATAAGGATTCAAGAAGATCACCCCGTGATAGAATGGACGGGGGAGGATACGAAAAGAGTTCTCGCACCTCATACCCTCGAGAAGAAGACGAGGAAGGCATGATCCCTCAAGATGAACAAGGTAAGGGAGCATCAGACTGA
- the LOC101216406 gene encoding DNA (cytosine-5)-methyltransferase DRM2 isoform X2: MAGDDFGVEVDNIDWDTEDELEIENIPLGSHASLAFPGVEANMASSSAGPSNSKTVDYFIGMGFSAKMVAKAIEDNGEENTDSILETLLTLSALENSPPKQQHVDTDDSFSDYEGSFLDDFSDLDSDYENEATAKPVSDADNKMTFLVDMGYSEDEAYAAIERCGVHSSFAELTDFISAAQISKAADVLLGDLPVRPKPKNLNGCSKLNKRRHYDDDTWKKKKPRCFEDEDDDTIRLPNPMIGFGVPNELCLTVHRKIPEAAMGPPYFYYENVALAPKGVWNTISRFLYDVEPEFVDSKYFCAAARKRGYVHNLPIHNRFPLLPLPPHTVHEALPLTRRWWPSWDTRTQLNCLQTCIGSARLTDRIRRALEDYDGVRDPPLHVQKFVVEQCRKWNLVWVGKNKVAPLEPDEVEMLLGFPKNHTRGGGISRTDRYKSLGNSFQVDTVAYHLSVLKDMFPGGINLLSLFSGIGGAEVALHRLGIPLKNVVSVDISEVNRNIVRCWWEQTNQKGTLIDLADVQELDADRLQYYMNLFGGFDLVVGGSPCNNLTGSNRYTRDGLEGKESILFYDYFRILDLVKCIATKTE, from the exons GGACACTGAAGATGAGCTAGAAATTGAGAATATACCTTTAGGCTCTCATGCGAGTTTGGCATTTCCTGGTGTGGAGGCAAATATG GCAAGCTCATCTGCAGGTCCATCCAACTCTAAGACAGTCGATTATTTTATTGGAATGGGATTTTCTGCAAAAATGGTTGCCAAAGCTATCGAGGACAATG GAGAGGAGAATACCGATTCTATACTTGAGACTTTACTCACATTGTCG GCTCTTGAAAACTCTCCTCCAAAGCAGCAGCACGTTGATACCGACGACTCTTTTTCGGATTATGAAGGAAGTTTTCTGGATGATTTTTCTGATCTAGATAGTGATTATGAAAATGAG GCGACTGCAAAACCTGTATCTGATGCTGACAACAAAATGACGTTCTTGGTGGACATGGGGTATTCTGAAGATGAAGCTTATGCAGCAATAGAGAGATGTG GTGTGCATTCCTCATTTGCAGAGCTGACAGATTTTATTTCTGCTGCTCAAATTTCAAAGGCTGCTGATGTTCTTCTTGGAGATCTCCCGGTTAGG CCAAAGCCGAAGAATCTCAATGGCTGTAGTAAGCTCAATAAGAGAAGACATTATGATGATGACAcatggaaaaagaagaaacctaGGTGTTTTGAAGACGAAGACGACGATACAATTCGTTTGCCGAACCCAATGATTGGGTTTGGGGTTCCAAATGAACTGTGCCTTACAGTTCACAGAAAAATTCCAGAGGCGGCCATGGGACCTCCTTACTTTTACTATGAAAACGTGGCCCTCGCGCCAAAAGGAGTATGGAATACGATTTCCCGTTTCTTATATGATGTTGAACCGGAATTTGTTGATTCCAAGTATTTCTGTGCTGCTGCAAGAAAAAGAGGCTATGTTCATAATCTCCCAATACATAACagatttcctcttcttcctttgCCTCCCCACACCGTACATGAAGCATTGCCTTTAACAAGGAGGTGGTGGCCCTCATGGGACACTAGAACGCAGTTAAATTGTTTACAAACTTGCATTGGAAGTGCTCGACTGACTGATAGGATTCGCAGAGCTCTTGAAGATTATGACGGTGTACGTGATCCACCATTACATGTACAAAAATTTGTTGTAGAACAATGTCGGAAATGGAATTTGGTTTGGGTTGGAAAAAATAAGGTCGCCCCACTTGAGCCTGATGAAGTAGAAATGCTTTTGGGATTCCCTAAGAACCATACTAGAGGAGGTGGAATCAGTAGGACAGACAGATACAAGTCTCTTGGTAATTCATTTCAG GTCGACACTGTGGCATACCACCTCTCGGTCTTGAAGGACATGTTCCCAGGAGGAATcaatcttctctctctcttttctggTATTGGAGGTGCAGAAGTGGCACTTCATCGCTTAGGTATCCCTCTTAAAAATGTTGTATCTGTCGATATTTCGGAAGTGAACCGAAACATTGTGCGATGTTGGTGGGAGCAAACCAACCAGAAAGGGACTTTGATTGATCTTGCTGATGTACAAGAGCTAGATGCAGATAGATTACAATACTATATGAACTTATTTGGAGGTTTTGATCTCGTAGTCGGAGGGAGCCCTTGTAATAACCTTACAGGTAGCAATAGGTACACTCGAGATGGACTCGAGGGAAAAGAGTCCATCTTGTTTTACGACTATTTTAGAATCTTAGACCTGGTCAAGTGTATAGCCACCAAAACTGAATGA
- the LOC101218542 gene encoding uncharacterized protein LOC101218542 isoform X1 gives MLFEGTGDATTLSYWLNWWALSCEIWVFASFTFALWMIWNYEVKDRLGHSRRGTQQDKNKLRGCEAWTPCLIQIHPICLLAFRVCAFGMMLASLIVKALVNGASMFYYYTQWAFTLLTIYFACGSLISIYGVFLCNRKRTEGLCAQVNENGMEEGQQVPLLSGKPSNLIGGNIVSYSKDQSFSSTAVNIWCYIFEVLFQINAGAVVLTDCTYWFVIFPFLTIKDYNLSFMTINMHTLNLVLLLGETALNSLTLPTFRISFFFLWTGIYVISQWIVHAFVSIGWPYPFLDLSAPYSPLWYMLMGSIHIPSYGIFMLIIKLKHKLIMKWFPQPYHC, from the exons ATGCTGTTCGAAGGTACTGGCGATGCAACGACCCTCAGTTACTGGTTAAACTGGTGGGCATTAAGCTGTGAAATTTGGGTATTTGCTTCTTTTACCTTTGCACTATGGATGATATGGAATTACGAAGTTAAGGATAGATTAGGACATAGCAGACGAGGAACTCAGCAGGATAAAAACAAACTTCGGGGTTGTGAAGCTTGGACACCATGTCTCATACAAATTCATCCCATCTGTTTACTGGCTTTTCGAGTTTGTGCATTTGGTATGATGTTGGCTTCATTAATTGTCAAGGCTTTGGTTAACGGAGCTTCCATGTTCTATTATTATACTCA ATGGGCATTTACTTTACTTACAATATATTTTGCG tGTGGGTCATTGATTTCCATATATGGAGTTTTTCTCTGTAACAGAAAAAGAACAGAAGGTCTTTGTGCTCAAGTTAATGAGAATGGGATGGAGGAAGGGCAACAGGTTCCTCTTCTTTCTGGGAAGCCCTCAAATTTAATTGGAGGAAATATAGTTTCGTATTCAAAGGACCAAAGCTTTTCTTCAACGGCTGTCAACATCTggtgttatatttttgaagttttattcCAG ATCAATGCAGGGGCAGTTGTACTCACTGATTGCACTTATTGGTTTGTCATATTTCCATTTCTTACCATCAAAGATTACAATTTAAGCTTT ATGACGATCAATATGCACACGCTGAATTTGGTTTTACTTCTCGGTGAAACTGCTCTTAATAGCTTG ACACTTCCAACGTTCCgaatttcattcttctttttatggaCGGGTATTTACGTCATTTCCCAGTGGATCGTTCACGCATTTGTTTCGATTGG GTGGCCTTACCCATTTCTTGATCTGTCGGCTCCGTATTCTCCATTATG GTATATGCTAATGGGATCGATTCACATTCCAAGCTATGGTATTTTCATGTTGATTATAAAACTGAAACATAAACTGATAATGAAGTGGTTCCCTCAGCCATACCATTGCTAG